A stretch of the Muntiacus reevesi chromosome 8, mMunRee1.1, whole genome shotgun sequence genome encodes the following:
- the MLF1 gene encoding myeloid leukemia factor 1 isoform X2, with protein MFGMLSSSFEDDPFFSDSFIAHRDSMQQMMRSFSEPFGRDMLSISDRRGRARNRMGREDEENSLTAMSSLVPFGSFGGMHTDVNPFQAMDRMMLNMRNSMQELQRNFGHLSMDPNGHSFSSSSVMTYSKVGDEPPKVFQASTQTRRAPGGIKETRKALRDSDSGLEKMAVGHHLHDRAHVIKKSKNNKTGDEEVNQEFINMNECDAHAFDDEWRNEILKYQPRGQWRNLDNSRMRSVGHENSGSRELKRREKHHQSPAIEHGRRSNVFVDKLNIKGSPVKINKK; from the exons ATGTTCGGGATGCTGAGCAGCAGCTTTGAGGATGATCCCTTCTTCTC TGATTCTTTCATCGCACACCGAGATAGTATGCAACAGATGATGAGAAGTTTTTCTGAACCTTTTGGAAGAGACATGCTCAGCATCTCTGATAGGAGAGGAAGAGCTCGTAACCGTATGGGACGTGAGGATGAAGAAAATTCCTTGACT GCAATGAGTTCTCTCGTGCCTTTTGGCAGTTTTGGTGGTATG CATACAGATGTCAACCCTTTTCAGGCAATGGACCGAATGATGTTAAATATGCGAAACAGTATGCAGGAATTACAAAGAAACTTT GGTCACCTTTCAATGGATCCAAATGGACATTCATTTAGTTCTTCCTCCGTGATGACTTACTCCAAAGTAGGAGATGAACCGCCAAAGGTTTTCCAGGCCTCAACACAAACCCGTCGGGCTCCAGGGGGA ataaaggaaaccagaaaagCATTAAGAGATTCTGACAGTGGACTAGAAAAAATGGCTGTTGGTCATCACCTCCATGACCGAGCTCATGTCATTAAAAAGTCAAAGAACAACAAGACTGGAGATGAAGAGGTCAATCAAGAGTTCATCAATATGAATGAAT GTGATGCTCATGCTTTTGATGATGAGTGGCGAAATGAGATTCTGAAGTACCAGCCAAGGGGACAATGGCGCAATCTAGATAACTCTAGGATGCGAAGTGTTGGTCATGAGAATTCAGGATCCCGAGAACTTAAAAGAAG GGAGAAACATCATCAAAGTCCAGCCATTGAACATGGAAGAAGATCAAATGTTTTTGTGGACAAACTCAACATCAAAGGATCACCTGTGaaaatcaacaaaaaataa
- the MLF1 gene encoding myeloid leukemia factor 1 isoform X4, whose amino-acid sequence MFGMLSSSFEDDPFFSDSFIAHRDSMQQMMRSFSEPFGRDMLSISDRRGRARNRMGREDEENSLTHTDVNPFQAMDRMMLNMRNSMQELQRNFGHLSMDPNGHSFSSSSVMTYSKVGDEPPKVFQASTQTRRAPGGIKETRKALRDSDSGLEKMAVGHHLHDRAHVIKKSKNNKTGDEEVNQEFINMNECDAHAFDDEWRNEILKYQPRGQWRNLDNSRMRSVGHENSGSRELKRRNIIKVQPLNMEEDQMFLWTNSTSKDHL is encoded by the exons ATGTTCGGGATGCTGAGCAGCAGCTTTGAGGATGATCCCTTCTTCTC TGATTCTTTCATCGCACACCGAGATAGTATGCAACAGATGATGAGAAGTTTTTCTGAACCTTTTGGAAGAGACATGCTCAGCATCTCTGATAGGAGAGGAAGAGCTCGTAACCGTATGGGACGTGAGGATGAAGAAAATTCCTTGACT CATACAGATGTCAACCCTTTTCAGGCAATGGACCGAATGATGTTAAATATGCGAAACAGTATGCAGGAATTACAAAGAAACTTT GGTCACCTTTCAATGGATCCAAATGGACATTCATTTAGTTCTTCCTCCGTGATGACTTACTCCAAAGTAGGAGATGAACCGCCAAAGGTTTTCCAGGCCTCAACACAAACCCGTCGGGCTCCAGGGGGA ataaaggaaaccagaaaagCATTAAGAGATTCTGACAGTGGACTAGAAAAAATGGCTGTTGGTCATCACCTCCATGACCGAGCTCATGTCATTAAAAAGTCAAAGAACAACAAGACTGGAGATGAAGAGGTCAATCAAGAGTTCATCAATATGAATGAAT GTGATGCTCATGCTTTTGATGATGAGTGGCGAAATGAGATTCTGAAGTACCAGCCAAGGGGACAATGGCGCAATCTAGATAACTCTAGGATGCGAAGTGTTGGTCATGAGAATTCAGGATCCCGAGAACTTAAAAGAAG AAACATCATCAAAGTCCAGCCATTGAACATGGAAGAAGATCAAATGTTTTTGTGGACAAACTCAACATCAAAGGATCACCTGTGa
- the MLF1 gene encoding myeloid leukemia factor 1 isoform X3: MFGMLSSSFEDDPFFSDSFIAHRDSMQQMMRSFSEPFGRDMLSISDRRGRARNRMGREDEENSLTHTDVNPFQAMDRMMLNMRNSMQELQRNFGHLSMDPNGHSFSSSSVMTYSKVGDEPPKVFQASTQTRRAPGGIKETRKALRDSDSGLEKMAVGHHLHDRAHVIKKSKNNKTGDEEVNQEFINMNECDAHAFDDEWRNEILKYQPRGQWRNLDNSRMRSVGHENSGSRELKRREKHHQSPAIEHGRRSNVFVDKLNIKGSPVKINKK, from the exons ATGTTCGGGATGCTGAGCAGCAGCTTTGAGGATGATCCCTTCTTCTC TGATTCTTTCATCGCACACCGAGATAGTATGCAACAGATGATGAGAAGTTTTTCTGAACCTTTTGGAAGAGACATGCTCAGCATCTCTGATAGGAGAGGAAGAGCTCGTAACCGTATGGGACGTGAGGATGAAGAAAATTCCTTGACT CATACAGATGTCAACCCTTTTCAGGCAATGGACCGAATGATGTTAAATATGCGAAACAGTATGCAGGAATTACAAAGAAACTTT GGTCACCTTTCAATGGATCCAAATGGACATTCATTTAGTTCTTCCTCCGTGATGACTTACTCCAAAGTAGGAGATGAACCGCCAAAGGTTTTCCAGGCCTCAACACAAACCCGTCGGGCTCCAGGGGGA ataaaggaaaccagaaaagCATTAAGAGATTCTGACAGTGGACTAGAAAAAATGGCTGTTGGTCATCACCTCCATGACCGAGCTCATGTCATTAAAAAGTCAAAGAACAACAAGACTGGAGATGAAGAGGTCAATCAAGAGTTCATCAATATGAATGAAT GTGATGCTCATGCTTTTGATGATGAGTGGCGAAATGAGATTCTGAAGTACCAGCCAAGGGGACAATGGCGCAATCTAGATAACTCTAGGATGCGAAGTGTTGGTCATGAGAATTCAGGATCCCGAGAACTTAAAAGAAG GGAGAAACATCATCAAAGTCCAGCCATTGAACATGGAAGAAGATCAAATGTTTTTGTGGACAAACTCAACATCAAAGGATCACCTGTGaaaatcaacaaaaaataa
- the MLF1 gene encoding myeloid leukemia factor 1 isoform X1, whose protein sequence is MFGMLSSSFEDDPFFSDSFIAHRDSMQQMMRSFSEPFGRDMLSISDRRGRARNRMGREDEENSLTAMSSLVPFGSFGGMHTDVNPFQAMDRMMLNMRNSMQELQRNFGHLSMDPNGHSFSSSSVMTYSKVGDEPPKVFQASTQTRRAPGGVSTFLELHKIKETRKALRDSDSGLEKMAVGHHLHDRAHVIKKSKNNKTGDEEVNQEFINMNECDAHAFDDEWRNEILKYQPRGQWRNLDNSRMRSVGHENSGSRELKRREKHHQSPAIEHGRRSNVFVDKLNIKGSPVKINKK, encoded by the exons ATGTTCGGGATGCTGAGCAGCAGCTTTGAGGATGATCCCTTCTTCTC TGATTCTTTCATCGCACACCGAGATAGTATGCAACAGATGATGAGAAGTTTTTCTGAACCTTTTGGAAGAGACATGCTCAGCATCTCTGATAGGAGAGGAAGAGCTCGTAACCGTATGGGACGTGAGGATGAAGAAAATTCCTTGACT GCAATGAGTTCTCTCGTGCCTTTTGGCAGTTTTGGTGGTATG CATACAGATGTCAACCCTTTTCAGGCAATGGACCGAATGATGTTAAATATGCGAAACAGTATGCAGGAATTACAAAGAAACTTT GGTCACCTTTCAATGGATCCAAATGGACATTCATTTAGTTCTTCCTCCGTGATGACTTACTCCAAAGTAGGAGATGAACCGCCAAAGGTTTTCCAGGCCTCAACACAAACCCGTCGGGCTCCAGGGGGAGTAAGTACTTTCTTGGAACTTCATAAA ataaaggaaaccagaaaagCATTAAGAGATTCTGACAGTGGACTAGAAAAAATGGCTGTTGGTCATCACCTCCATGACCGAGCTCATGTCATTAAAAAGTCAAAGAACAACAAGACTGGAGATGAAGAGGTCAATCAAGAGTTCATCAATATGAATGAAT GTGATGCTCATGCTTTTGATGATGAGTGGCGAAATGAGATTCTGAAGTACCAGCCAAGGGGACAATGGCGCAATCTAGATAACTCTAGGATGCGAAGTGTTGGTCATGAGAATTCAGGATCCCGAGAACTTAAAAGAAG GGAGAAACATCATCAAAGTCCAGCCATTGAACATGGAAGAAGATCAAATGTTTTTGTGGACAAACTCAACATCAAAGGATCACCTGTGaaaatcaacaaaaaataa